One Gimesia aquarii DNA segment encodes these proteins:
- a CDS encoding iron-sulfur cluster assembly scaffold protein: MEKQYSDEENEDFLKEHFESTKYRGRLESPTVSQHLLNRTCGDSVTLDLNIVNNRIEQARVVSQGCVISQSAASILCESIEGELLSDLKNFDVNMMLKFIRIPLSPQRTRCGLLAFEALKQIMSTIE; this comes from the coding sequence ATGGAAAAACAATATTCAGATGAGGAAAACGAAGACTTTCTCAAGGAGCATTTTGAATCAACAAAATATCGAGGACGGCTGGAATCACCAACGGTCAGTCAACATCTTTTGAATCGTACTTGCGGTGATAGTGTCACTCTTGATTTAAATATCGTGAATAACCGAATTGAACAGGCAAGAGTTGTTTCACAAGGATGTGTTATTAGTCAATCAGCGGCGTCTATTTTGTGCGAGTCAATAGAAGGGGAGTTACTTTCGGACCTAAAGAATTTTGATGTCAATATGATGCTCAAATTCATCCGGATCCCCTTGTCTCCACAAAGAACACGATGTGGGCTCCTTGCTTTTGAAGCATTGAAGCAAATCATGAGTACGATTGAATAA
- a CDS encoding class I SAM-dependent methyltransferase yields the protein MPSYSFITVTDYAFFPGTLATVNSVLHYHPDSSIHVIVNENNPLTAPQMECLKTDDHVKLISSQELEKNSRFINAWELKAYACEDLCEGYDVVIGIDSDCLLCSNVDDVIERCHQSGGFLGGADGTGTDYGIKYQIYGIDAPVHNPKYMSTSLFFCAVTDENQRILKQWSECCNAAEFNGQGSHPGHGDQGVLNAILFAEGRTQDIELLPNHLWSQHWVYWNSIISFLGNQFINCSQEDAPQRSFHCGGAEKYWSKSHRERIFNGYALQTYPYVWFLTMFWFGKCSHWKMDPFQYLPEASHHLVQDLIDFLPQIIQLYPESRILWEELEEPILERIVNGVHRILSLGGGSMSEVIELVKNNPGIKRYAEVGSYEGGSIMTLGVRFANRDLDFYSVESFMGNLDGTMDGHQLPSRSRYLETLSRFPSVRVKLIPGDSRYAVNLFDNASLDFVFVDACHESQAVLCDIGVWMQKIKPGGIIAGDDYDWDSVKVAVHEKFNEVQSTPTGQVWWTRIT from the coding sequence ATGCCAAGTTATTCCTTTATTACAGTAACCGATTACGCTTTTTTTCCTGGCACACTTGCTACTGTGAACAGTGTATTACACTATCATCCAGACTCAAGCATTCATGTCATTGTCAATGAAAATAATCCATTGACGGCTCCACAAATGGAATGTTTAAAAACTGATGATCATGTTAAGCTGATTAGTTCCCAGGAATTGGAAAAGAACTCTCGATTTATTAATGCCTGGGAATTAAAGGCGTACGCTTGCGAGGACCTTTGTGAAGGGTATGACGTCGTTATCGGAATTGACTCGGACTGTCTCTTGTGCAGTAATGTCGACGATGTCATCGAGCGCTGTCATCAGAGCGGCGGTTTCCTGGGAGGTGCAGATGGAACCGGCACTGATTATGGCATTAAATATCAGATCTATGGAATTGATGCACCGGTACACAATCCGAAGTACATGAGCACGTCTCTATTCTTCTGTGCGGTGACTGATGAAAATCAACGAATTCTGAAACAGTGGAGTGAATGTTGTAATGCTGCTGAATTTAATGGTCAGGGATCTCATCCTGGTCATGGAGACCAAGGTGTCCTCAACGCGATCCTTTTTGCTGAAGGACGCACTCAGGATATTGAGCTGTTACCCAATCACTTGTGGAGTCAGCATTGGGTTTATTGGAATTCCATTATCAGCTTCCTGGGTAATCAGTTTATCAATTGTTCGCAGGAAGATGCTCCTCAAAGATCTTTTCATTGTGGAGGGGCAGAAAAATATTGGTCAAAGAGTCATCGAGAACGGATCTTTAATGGATATGCTTTGCAAACCTATCCCTATGTATGGTTCCTGACGATGTTTTGGTTTGGAAAGTGCAGCCATTGGAAAATGGATCCTTTTCAATATCTTCCCGAAGCAAGCCACCATTTAGTACAAGACTTAATAGACTTTCTGCCGCAAATAATTCAATTGTATCCAGAATCACGGATCCTCTGGGAAGAGTTGGAAGAGCCAATCTTGGAACGCATTGTGAACGGCGTCCATCGCATACTAAGTCTGGGGGGAGGTAGTATGTCTGAAGTGATTGAATTGGTGAAAAACAACCCTGGAATTAAACGGTATGCAGAAGTCGGCAGTTATGAGGGGGGCTCCATCATGACTTTGGGTGTCCGCTTTGCTAATCGTGATTTGGATTTTTATTCCGTTGAATCGTTTATGGGCAATCTGGATGGGACTATGGACGGCCACCAACTTCCATCACGGTCTCGTTACTTGGAGACGTTGTCTCGTTTTCCTTCTGTTCGTGTCAAATTAATACCCGGTGATTCACGATACGCGGTAAATTTATTTGATAATGCAAGTTTGGATTTTGTGTTTGTAGATGCCTGTCACGAATCACAAGCGGTTTTATGCGATATTGGTGTCTGGATGCAAAAGATCAAACCAGGAGGAATCATTGCCGGTGACGATTATGACTGGGACTCGGTAAAAGTTGCTGTTCATGAAAAATTTAATGAAGTTCAAAGCACTCCTACGGGACAAGTATGGTGGACTCGTATTACTTAA
- a CDS encoding glycosyltransferase family 9 protein: protein MEPRKFIFKNTLSPGDIVMLTAAVRDLHRAYPGRFITDVQTTAMQIWENNPYITPLDPQEPGVTTIKMHYPLVHQANTNSFHFIHGFTQYLEKQLQLKIPVTHFCGDIHLADQEKRWMSQVAETGFKGNFWIMMAGGKYDFTAKWWNPAFYQQVVDHFRGRIQFVQCGEAKHFHPPLKGVINLIGKTDTRQFIRLMYHADGVVCPVTFAMHLAAAVETKRGKPKNRAAVVLAGGREPAQWEAYPHHQFINTNGALRCCDQGGCWKSRCQPVGDNDPKDQDLCLYPVQINKDLQIPKCMNMITPEDVIRRIEMYYEGGALQYNDKDVNTNSVEVPEALVA from the coding sequence ATGGAACCACGGAAGTTCATCTTTAAAAACACATTGAGTCCCGGTGATATCGTCATGCTGACCGCGGCAGTCAGAGATTTGCATCGGGCGTATCCTGGTCGATTTATAACCGATGTGCAGACAACAGCGATGCAGATCTGGGAGAACAACCCCTACATTACTCCCCTTGATCCTCAGGAACCAGGTGTTACGACGATTAAGATGCATTACCCCCTTGTGCATCAAGCAAATACCAACTCCTTTCACTTCATCCACGGGTTTACCCAGTATCTGGAAAAGCAACTCCAGCTCAAAATTCCCGTCACGCATTTCTGTGGCGACATCCATTTAGCAGATCAAGAAAAACGCTGGATGTCGCAAGTTGCAGAAACCGGATTTAAAGGGAATTTCTGGATCATGATGGCCGGGGGGAAATATGACTTTACCGCCAAGTGGTGGAACCCCGCTTTTTATCAGCAAGTGGTCGACCATTTTCGTGGTCGGATTCAATTTGTGCAATGCGGTGAAGCAAAACATTTTCATCCCCCTTTAAAGGGCGTCATCAATCTGATTGGTAAAACCGATACCCGACAGTTCATCAGATTAATGTATCACGCCGATGGCGTTGTTTGTCCGGTAACGTTTGCCATGCACCTGGCAGCCGCCGTCGAAACCAAACGAGGAAAACCAAAAAATCGAGCCGCCGTCGTTTTGGCCGGAGGGCGAGAACCTGCACAATGGGAAGCATACCCACATCATCAGTTCATTAATACCAATGGTGCGTTGAGGTGTTGTGATCAGGGAGGCTGCTGGAAATCACGCTGTCAACCAGTGGGCGATAATGATCCCAAAGATCAGGACCTTTGTTTGTATCCAGTTCAAATCAACAAAGATCTGCAAATCCCCAAATGCATGAACATGATCACACCAGAGGATGTCATTCGACGCATAGAAATGTATTACGAAGGTGGTGCCCTTCAATATAATGATAAGGATGTCAATACAAACTCAGTTGAAGTTCCAGAAGCACTCGTTGCTTAA
- a CDS encoding ankyrin repeat domain-containing protein, whose translation MKQSRLIKILFILTGVLVILLLSAQACMMIIIWSATENPCGLYKSIILENTPHAEKLISQGMFDKPCGGIFPIHAASEKANQHILKLLLNKGEDPNRLDEAESKTPIMWLVAGSGLTNKRSIECFELLVEKGANINLKSPDTGRSPLHMSVDYKDFITTKGLVERGIEIDAQDKQGKTPLHFAVEDNNEMLVELLLDSGANNSLLDNNNETPLDIAKRMDFPEIQKLLKEQSDIK comes from the coding sequence GTGAAACAATCACGGTTGATTAAAATATTGTTTATCCTGACAGGAGTACTTGTAATTTTACTCTTATCAGCACAAGCGTGCATGATGATAATTATTTGGTCTGCGACTGAGAATCCTTGTGGATTGTATAAATCTATCATACTAGAAAATACACCACACGCAGAAAAATTAATTTCTCAAGGTATGTTTGATAAACCATGTGGTGGAATATTTCCAATCCACGCTGCTTCAGAAAAAGCAAATCAGCACATTCTGAAACTTTTGCTGAATAAAGGAGAAGATCCAAACCGTCTAGATGAAGCTGAATCCAAGACCCCCATAATGTGGCTTGTTGCCGGAAGCGGTCTTACAAATAAAAGAAGCATTGAGTGTTTCGAATTATTAGTAGAAAAAGGTGCCAATATAAATCTGAAATCTCCCGATACAGGGCGGTCTCCCCTTCACATGTCCGTTGATTATAAGGACTTTATAACAACGAAAGGTCTTGTTGAGCGTGGTATAGAAATTGATGCTCAAGATAAACAGGGAAAAACACCATTACACTTTGCAGTTGAGGATAACAATGAGATGCTTGTTGAACTCTTATTGGATAGTGGAGCAAATAATTCGCTTCTTGATAATAATAATGAAACACCCCTGGATATCGCAAAACGAATGGATTTTCCTGAGATCCAAAAACTGCTTAAAGAACAATCAGATATCAAGTAA
- a CDS encoding metallophosphoesterase produces MGRLLAIGDIHGCLISLKLLIEKVRPTHEDLVIVLGDIIARGPESKGCLDFLIELNEELKMVFLMGNHEEFMLEAKTSSIACGSWIYFGGEEVLRSYDPLHQTVDIKNVPENHWKFIESFQDYFETDEEIFVHGMIEPDKPVHGQDSTSFRWLTFSKASPHISGKRVICGHTLQESGVPSNLKHSICIDTNTCENGWLTCLDVKAELAHQTNEAGDYRILDISSTE; encoded by the coding sequence ATGGGACGTTTACTCGCAATTGGTGATATACATGGTTGTCTTATTTCACTCAAACTATTGATCGAAAAAGTACGACCAACTCATGAAGATCTCGTTATCGTATTAGGCGACATCATTGCCAGAGGACCAGAGAGTAAAGGATGTCTTGATTTTCTTATTGAATTAAATGAAGAACTCAAAATGGTATTTTTGATGGGGAATCACGAAGAATTTATGCTTGAAGCAAAAACATCCTCTATCGCATGTGGTAGCTGGATTTATTTTGGTGGCGAAGAAGTACTTCGTTCATACGATCCTCTCCATCAAACTGTAGATATTAAAAATGTACCTGAAAATCATTGGAAATTTATTGAAAGCTTTCAGGATTATTTTGAGACAGACGAGGAAATTTTCGTTCATGGAATGATAGAACCTGACAAACCAGTTCATGGGCAGGATTCCACTTCATTTCGTTGGCTCACATTTTCAAAAGCAAGCCCTCACATATCTGGAAAGCGAGTGATTTGTGGTCACACTTTACAAGAATCTGGGGTTCCCTCAAATCTTAAACATTCTATTTGTATCGACACAAACACCTGCGAGAATGGATGGCTCACCTGTTTAGACGTAAAAGCTGAACTCGCACATCAGACAAATGAAGCAGGTGATTATCGAATTCTTGATATAAGTTCCACGGAATAA